The genomic window GAATGCAGCAAAAGGCGGCGGAAAACAACGCCAAGTATCTGGATGGGGCTATCGAATATTCCCTGGCTTATATGTATATGACCAAAGGGCAGCTGCTCGATTTTTTCAGCAAAGCCAAAATCACGGATGAAAAAGGCGTTTTGATGGCCAAGGCCTCGGACGTGCTACTCAATGGAGACCAGTTGACGATACAGGTTGATAAAGCCAGCAAGCTGTTCATCTCCAAATCGTTTTCGAGCAGCATGGGTGGTGATCCAATCAGCGGGGAAATCCACTATGACGAGTTTTCCTCCGGGGTTAGCCATGTTTCGAAATCGACCTTGAACCTTCCGGCGAAAAACACGGTGATCATGTCGGAAAACAAAGACTTTCTGAAAAGAGTCGAGTAAGGCTCGATGAAACTAGCTGCCTGGCCATGTTCGCGCAGGCATTTAATTCCGAGGAGATGAACATGAAAAAACTTGGTATTCTTACATTGGTGAGTGCACTGGCCCTGGTGTTGGGCGGATGCTCGAAAAAGGTGCACCAGAGCGCGGTGGTCAAGAAGGCGGTGGACGCCTATATCTATGCCTATCCACTGGTAACCTTCGACATGGTACGCCGACATGAGACCAACACCGAGGTGCCGACCGGCTCGGGGGCGCCGATGGGGCAGTTGATCAAGATGCGCAAATATCCGGCGGTGGACGACCATGCCGCCGCGGCTCCCAATACGGATACGCTCTACACGCTGGCCTGGCTCGATGTTTCGGAAGAGCCTATGGTGGTTGGTGTGCCCGATATGGGCGACCGCTATTACATGCTGCCGCTGATGGATGGATATTCCGAGATGATTGATGTGATTGGCGCCGGTGTTGAGGGAGAGGATCAAAAAGAGTATCTCGTTGTTTCCAAAGGATGGAAAGGTGAAGTGCCGGCGGGAATGATGAAGATCGAATCTCCCACGGCTATGATCTGGATGTGCGGCCGAATCTATTGCACCGGAACACCGGAAGACTATGCGGCAGCACATAAGCTGCAGGATCAGGTGAAGCTCTATCCGCTGAGTGCGTATGGAAAACCCTACACTCCACCCAAAGGGGTTGTTGATCCTTCCCTCGACATGAAAGCTGCTGTTAAAGAGCAGCTGGGCGAGCTGTCTACCAGTGATTATTTTTCCTACTTTGCGAAGCTGTTGGTTAAGAATCCGCCGCACGAAGCCGATACCGGTATGCTTGAGAAACTGGCCGAAATCGGAATTGTTCCCGGGGAAAAATTTGATCTTTCAGCGTACAGTGATCTGGATCAAAAGCTACTCAGCGAGGTGCCGAAGCTAGCCAAATTGGAAATGGGCCTGCACCTGAAGAAGCAGCCGACCTCCAATGGCTGGCTCTATTTTACCGAAGGCGTGGGCAACTTTGGAACGGATTATATTACCCGGGGTATGGCTAGCTTCCTCGGGCCGGGCTGGAACCGCCCGCACGATGCGATCTACCCGCTCTCTTTCAACGATGCGGACGGAAAGAAATATGACGGCGCAAAAAACAACTATGTCCTGCGCTTTGAAAAAGGGGAACTGCCCCCTGTTAAGAAGGTGGGCTTCTGGTCGCTGACGCTCTACGACAAAAAGATGTTCTTTGTCCCCAACAGCATGGATCGCTACACCTTGAGCCAGCGCGATGAATTGATCGAAAATGCCGACGGGTCGATCGAGATTTATATTCAGGCGGAATCGCCCGGAAAAGAAAAAGAAGCCAACTGGCTGCCCGCGCCTGAAGGG from Pontiella desulfatans includes these protein-coding regions:
- a CDS encoding DUF1254 domain-containing protein → MKKLGILTLVSALALVLGGCSKKVHQSAVVKKAVDAYIYAYPLVTFDMVRRHETNTEVPTGSGAPMGQLIKMRKYPAVDDHAAAAPNTDTLYTLAWLDVSEEPMVVGVPDMGDRYYMLPLMDGYSEMIDVIGAGVEGEDQKEYLVVSKGWKGEVPAGMMKIESPTAMIWMCGRIYCTGTPEDYAAAHKLQDQVKLYPLSAYGKPYTPPKGVVDPSLDMKAAVKEQLGELSTSDYFSYFAKLLVKNPPHEADTGMLEKLAEIGIVPGEKFDLSAYSDLDQKLLSEVPKLAKLEMGLHLKKQPTSNGWLYFTEGVGNFGTDYITRGMASFLGPGWNRPHDAIYPLSFNDADGKKYDGAKNNYVLRFEKGELPPVKKVGFWSLTLYDKKMFFVPNSMDRYTLSQRDELIENADGSIEIYIQAESPGKEKEANWLPAPEGQFDLVLRLYGPSQKSPSILDGSWTPPAANKVKK